A window of the Helianthus annuus cultivar XRQ/B chromosome 4, HanXRQr2.0-SUNRISE, whole genome shotgun sequence genome harbors these coding sequences:
- the LOC110941290 gene encoding phospho-2-dehydro-3-deoxyheptonate aldolase 1, chloroplastic isoform X2 produces the protein MALQTTNSLLQFQSLSPPLKSFPATTTSFRPISAVHSPDPTVPKPPSPATSATASTATPKLTTSTQKWALDSWKAKKALQLPEYPDQNDLESVLQTLEAFPPIVFAGEARNLEDRLGEAALGKAFLLQGGDCAESFKEFNANYIRDTFEEKDGVKLPSYRGDNVNGDAFDLKSRTPDPQRLIRAYSQSAATLNLLRAFATGGYAAMQRVNQWNLDFTENSEQGDRYRELANQVDEALGFMAAAGLTIDHPIMTTTDFWTSHECLHLPYEQSLTRLDSTSGLYYDCSAHFLWVGERTRQLDGAHVEFLRGIANPLGIKVSDKMDPNELNKIIDILNPENKPGRITIITRMGAENMRVKLPHLIRAVRRAGQIVTWVTDPMHGNTIKAPSGLKTRPFDAIRAEVRAFFDVHEQEGSHPGGVHLEMTGQNVTECIGGSRTVTFDDLGSRYHTHCDPRLNASQALELAFIIAERLRKRRIAATIR, from the exons ATGGCTCTTCAAACCACCAACTCACTCCTCCAATTTCAATCTCTTTCACCACCACTCAAATCTTTtccggccaccaccacctccttccGCCCCATCTCCGCCGTCCATTCCCCCGACCCAACTGTCCCAAAACCACCCTCACCCGCTACATCCGCAACCGCCTCAACCGCCACCCCAAAACTCACCACATCAACCCAAAAATGGGCCTTGGACAGCTGGAAAGCCAAAAAGGCTCTCCAGCTTCCAGAATACCCGGATCAAAATGATCTCGAGTCGGTCCTCCAGACCCTCGAAGCGTTCCCGCCAATTGTGTTTGCGGGGGAAGCTAGAAACCTGGAGGACCGACTCGGTGAGGCTGCCCTGGGGAAGGCATTCCTGTTACAGGGCGGCGATTGTGCTGAGAGTTTTAAGGAGTTTAATGCGAATTATATTCGCGATA CGTTTGAAGAGAAGGATGGTGTGAAGCTTCCGAGTTACAGAGGGGATAATGTGAACGGTGATGCATTCGATTTGAAATCGAGGACACCCGACCCGCAAAGATTGATTAGAGCATACAGTCAATCTGCTGCAACTCTTAATCTTTTGAGGGCTTTTGCCACCGGTGGGTATGCTGCTATGCAAAGGGTGAATCAGTGGAATCTTGATTTTACAGAGAACAGTGAACAGGGTGATAG GTACCGCGAGCTAGCTAACCAAGTTGACGAGGCACTAGGCTTCATGGCAGCTGCCGGACTCACCATCGATCATCCTATCATGACCACGACTGATTTCTGGACATCACATGAGTGCTTGCACTTGCCTTATGAACAATCTCTTACACGATTAGATTCAACTTCCGGCCTGTACTATGATTGTTCGGCTCATTTCCTTTGGGTCGGTGAACGCACACGCCAACTAGATGGTGCCCATGTTGAGTTCCTAAGAGGAATTGCAAACCCACTAGGGATTAAG GTGAGTGATAAAATGGACCCGAACGAGTTAAACAAGATCATTGACATCTTGAACCCGGAGAACAAACCCGGAAGGATTACAATCATAACAAGAATGGGAGCCGAGAACATGAGAGTGAAGCTTCCTCATCTTATAAGAGCGGTTCGAAGAGCAGGTCAAATCGTCACTTGGGTCACCGATCCTATGCACGGCAACACTATTAAGGCTCCAAGTGGTTTAAAAACTCGCCCATTCGATGCTATCAGG GCTGAAGTGAGAGCTTTCTTTGATGTGCACGAGCAAGAAGGAAGCCACCCAGGAGGGGTTCATCTTGAAATGACCGGACAAAACGTGACTGAGTGCATCGGTGGTTCAAGAACAGTGACCTTTGATGATCTTGGGTCACGTTACCACACCCATTGTGACCCACGGCTCAACGCCTCTCAGGCCCTAGAGTTAGCCTTTATCATTGCTGAGCGTCTACGGAAGCGAAGGATCGCCGCAACTATTCGTTAA
- the LOC110941290 gene encoding phospho-2-dehydro-3-deoxyheptonate aldolase 1, chloroplastic isoform X1 codes for MALQTTNSLLQFQSLSPPLKSFPATTTSFRPISAVHSPDPTVPKPPSPATSATASTATPKLTTSTQKWALDSWKAKKALQLPEYPDQNDLESVLQTLEAFPPIVFAGEARNLEDRLGEAALGKAFLLQGGDCAESFKEFNANYIRDTFRVILQMGAVLMFGGQMPVIKVGRMAGQFAKPRSDPFEEKDGVKLPSYRGDNVNGDAFDLKSRTPDPQRLIRAYSQSAATLNLLRAFATGGYAAMQRVNQWNLDFTENSEQGDRYRELANQVDEALGFMAAAGLTIDHPIMTTTDFWTSHECLHLPYEQSLTRLDSTSGLYYDCSAHFLWVGERTRQLDGAHVEFLRGIANPLGIKVSDKMDPNELNKIIDILNPENKPGRITIITRMGAENMRVKLPHLIRAVRRAGQIVTWVTDPMHGNTIKAPSGLKTRPFDAIRAEVRAFFDVHEQEGSHPGGVHLEMTGQNVTECIGGSRTVTFDDLGSRYHTHCDPRLNASQALELAFIIAERLRKRRIAATIR; via the exons ATGGCTCTTCAAACCACCAACTCACTCCTCCAATTTCAATCTCTTTCACCACCACTCAAATCTTTtccggccaccaccacctccttccGCCCCATCTCCGCCGTCCATTCCCCCGACCCAACTGTCCCAAAACCACCCTCACCCGCTACATCCGCAACCGCCTCAACCGCCACCCCAAAACTCACCACATCAACCCAAAAATGGGCCTTGGACAGCTGGAAAGCCAAAAAGGCTCTCCAGCTTCCAGAATACCCGGATCAAAATGATCTCGAGTCGGTCCTCCAGACCCTCGAAGCGTTCCCGCCAATTGTGTTTGCGGGGGAAGCTAGAAACCTGGAGGACCGACTCGGTGAGGCTGCCCTGGGGAAGGCATTCCTGTTACAGGGCGGCGATTGTGCTGAGAGTTTTAAGGAGTTTAATGCGAATTATATTCGCGATACGTTTAGAGTTATTCTTCAAATGGGTGCCGTGTTGATGTTTGGTGGCCAAATGCCCGTTATCAAG GTGGGAAGAATGGCGGGTCAGTTTGCGAAGCCTCGATCGGACCCGTTTGAAGAGAAGGATGGTGTGAAGCTTCCGAGTTACAGAGGGGATAATGTGAACGGTGATGCATTCGATTTGAAATCGAGGACACCCGACCCGCAAAGATTGATTAGAGCATACAGTCAATCTGCTGCAACTCTTAATCTTTTGAGGGCTTTTGCCACCGGTGGGTATGCTGCTATGCAAAGGGTGAATCAGTGGAATCTTGATTTTACAGAGAACAGTGAACAGGGTGATAG GTACCGCGAGCTAGCTAACCAAGTTGACGAGGCACTAGGCTTCATGGCAGCTGCCGGACTCACCATCGATCATCCTATCATGACCACGACTGATTTCTGGACATCACATGAGTGCTTGCACTTGCCTTATGAACAATCTCTTACACGATTAGATTCAACTTCCGGCCTGTACTATGATTGTTCGGCTCATTTCCTTTGGGTCGGTGAACGCACACGCCAACTAGATGGTGCCCATGTTGAGTTCCTAAGAGGAATTGCAAACCCACTAGGGATTAAG GTGAGTGATAAAATGGACCCGAACGAGTTAAACAAGATCATTGACATCTTGAACCCGGAGAACAAACCCGGAAGGATTACAATCATAACAAGAATGGGAGCCGAGAACATGAGAGTGAAGCTTCCTCATCTTATAAGAGCGGTTCGAAGAGCAGGTCAAATCGTCACTTGGGTCACCGATCCTATGCACGGCAACACTATTAAGGCTCCAAGTGGTTTAAAAACTCGCCCATTCGATGCTATCAGG GCTGAAGTGAGAGCTTTCTTTGATGTGCACGAGCAAGAAGGAAGCCACCCAGGAGGGGTTCATCTTGAAATGACCGGACAAAACGTGACTGAGTGCATCGGTGGTTCAAGAACAGTGACCTTTGATGATCTTGGGTCACGTTACCACACCCATTGTGACCCACGGCTCAACGCCTCTCAGGCCCTAGAGTTAGCCTTTATCATTGCTGAGCGTCTACGGAAGCGAAGGATCGCCGCAACTATTCGTTAA